The Bradyrhizobium sp. CCBAU 051011 DNA segment CTGGCGCAAAGTGAGCATCGTCGCGCAACTCGGACGGCGTTGGCGCATTCAGATCAACGAATGGCTCAAGACCAGCGTAGGTGTCTGAGCGAACCCTGGCAGGAGCGGCTGGCGCAAAGTGAGCATCGTCGCGCAACTCGGACGGCGTTGGCGCATTCAGATCAACAAATGGCTCAAGACCAGCGTAGGTGTCTGAGCGAACCCTGGCACGAGCGGCTGACGCAAAGTGAGCATCGTCGCGCAACTCGGACGGCGGTGGCGCATTCAGATCAACAAATGGCTCAAGACCAGCGTAGGTGTCTGAGCGAACCCTGGCACGAGCGGCTGGCGCAAAGTGAGCATCGTCGCGCAACTCGGACGGCGGTGGCGCATTCAGATCAACAAATGGCTCAAGACCATCGTAGGTGTCTGAGCGAACCCTGGCACGAGCGGCTGACGCAAAGTGAGCATCGTCGCGCAACTCGGACGGCGGTGGCGCATTCAGATCAACAAATGGCTCACGCCTGCCCTTAGCATTTGACGCGGGCCTGGATGGTGATCCTGGTTCTTGCCGCTGTTCACTCAACCAAACCCAAGCTCCAGCGCTTCGGCTGGCCGGCGTTGAGGGAAGATCCTGCGAAGAGCCGGAAAACCGATCGCCCTGCGCGTCCGGCGAGCTCGGCTGCTCAGGGCCTCGCAGCCCCAGCTCTCGGTTCGCCTCGATGAGTTTCAAGTAGCTGCGAAGATGCGACAAATCGGGACCGTGTACTCTGCCTCCAGTCCGTTGGAATGCTACCACGTCATCGTCGAGGGATAACTGCTGCCTGCTGGAGCCGTTTAGTCGCCCAATAATGCTCCCTTTGCCATTCCCTCTAAGCCACGCACTCAGCGCGCGAAGACGTGTCGCCCGCTGTTGCGCAGACTGCCTCAGCTTCGCAGTCGGGGTTTTAAGATCTTTCAGGGCTTGGCTCAGCGCGCCCTCGATGAGGGGCGCATCTTCTGGATGAGGAACGTGGTGACGGGGGGCACCGAGAACGCGGGGTTCGGGTGCTTCGACTTCTTCCCCCCCACGTAGCAGCCGCCTGAGAACGTCCACAGCCGATCTAATGCGGTTCTGAGTGTCACGGCCCAAGCTCCTGTACTTCGCCATTTCCTCATCGAGCGATGAACCGTCTCGCAGCCGAGAAGCTACAGGGCCCCTATGACTTGCGTTGACCCAGCGGACAAAAGTCCTAAGCCCGGAAACACTGTTGTTGATGGCCCCTGGGGTGAGCTTGCGCCGCTCGGCGTCTACACGAAACATCGCCAAGAGCTCCGCGTCTTCGGCCGGAAGCTGCTCGCCGATCAGCTCGTCCGGCGACGACACCGGAGCTTGCCTCTGCGATGGTGACGCCGCCAGTTGATGGGATGGGGTCTGCATCAGCTGCCGCTCAACCGCGTCGCCCTGCGGAGGCGGCGAGGAGCTGGGTCCGTCCATCGTCTCCAAAAGCAGATCCTGCTGGTTCGCAGGCAGAGTCTCCGGCCAGCTGACAGCTCCGTTCGACCCGCTGTGCTGCGCAGTCGCGGTGAGGGTCGGCTTCGTCTCGGCGCGAACCGCGTCTTCGAGATCAGGAAGGGGGCGAATATGACGCAGGAGTTCGATCGCTCTAGCCCCCGCCGGCGACCTCAGGAGATGAGCCAGTGCGGCTCCGGCTTTTCTGCGGCCATGGGGGTCCGCCTCCTTATACCGACTGACATCTTCATCCAGCGAGTCGTGGCCAAGCCGAGCAGCAATGCCGGGCTTATCGTTTTCACGGAGGTAATCACTGAAATCGATAAGAAGAGTTGCATAGCTCCTGGCGGTGTTGGCAGTGCTTGGGGCTGCTTCTTCCTTGTACCTTTTGATGAGATCCGCATCCTGCGGATAGGGATTCCGCTCAACCCGGCTTGCAAACGGCGTGATGCCGCCCGGCGATTGGGAGGCTCGAAGATGATCCAGTGGGGTAGCGATGGCCTGCTCCTCCTTCTCGGCGAACTCCTGGGCATCCTTGTCCAGCGACTTGTCGTAAAGCCGGGAAGCAATGCCCGGCTTGTCGTTCTTCACGAGCCAATGCCCCAAGCTGAGAAGACCACGTAGATTGCGGCCGACCGTGCTCTCGGAGGCCCCAGCCTTGATGAGTGCCGGCCTCAGCCCCTCAATAAGAGAGGCATCTTCGCAATAAACAGGATCCAGGCTGCTACCTGCGAAAACCAATTTTGCATGGCCGGGCGGTAGCGCCGAGGCATTCAGCATCGTTCCACCGCCTTGACCGTGCGGAGGCGGCGTAGATGGGTGTCCGCTCGCCCGCATGATGGGAATCTGCTCGCCTGGCACGAGGATGTTGCGGTAACGTTCATCCGTCAGCTCGTCGTCCTGGTGGCGCCAGTTCACGGGATTAGGAGACTCTGTAGGATTCAATGCCAGGCCATGCCGCGGTGGCTGAAGACACGACGATGCACCGGCTTCGTCGACCGTCCCAAAGAATAAATCTTGATCATCCCCCTCAGCGAGTGCCGCTGGCCAACTGAAGGCGGGCTGCGAGCCGCCCTGCTTAGCCGCGGCCTCAATGCCCCCTGCCCGGGCAGTGATTGACGCGACTCCGCCCGGCGACTGAGAGGCGCGGAGACGATCTAGTGCGGTAAGAACGAGGTGCCTGCGACTTTGATCGAAGATCGCAGCGTCGCTGCTGAGCGATTCGTCGTTAAGCCGAGCAGCCACTCCCGGCTTGTTTTTTGCAAAGAGCCACCGGCTGAATCTGCGAAGAGGACCAACATAATTCGTCTTAGCGGTGATCTCCTCGTACCCAGCCTTAACGAGTGCTTCTTGAAGTCCGGAAATCAAGGGCGCGTCTTCGGGATGAAAAGGCGGACCGTTGAGTTTTCTCGCTCCATTACGGAGATGATCAAGTGCCGCGCCGATACTTTTGTTACCCCCGGCGTCCTTGTAGCGCTGGATCTCTTCATTGAGCGGTTCGTCCTCGTTCCATGTCTCGTCCTGAAGCCGAACAGCAATGCCAGGCTTGTTGTTTGCCCGAAGGTAGTGGCTGAAATCCGTGAGAATAGATGCATAGGTTTTGGCGGTACTTGAAGTTCCGGCCGCCACTGCTTGCTTTCTGTATTCTTTGATGAGAGTTCCGTCCTTGGGATAAGGAGTCAGGTCAGGGCGGCCTGCGATCGGTACGACTCCTCCCGTCAATTGAGAGGTCCGCAGATGAGCTAGTGCCCAAGGGACGTTCGCCATCCCACCTTTGGTTATGAACTCCTCGACATCCTTGTCCATCGACTCGTCATGAAGCCGATCAGCAATGCACGGCTTGTCGTTTGCAAAGAGCCAGCGGCTCAAGCTGAGCAGATAACCGACGTTGCTCGTGGCGGTGCTCTCGGCGGCTCCACCCCTGAGGAGCGCCTGCTTAAGGCCGGAAATAAGGCGCGCATCCTTAGCATAGAGCGGCTCCTTGCTGCGACCGACCAAGACCCAATTTGACTGAGCGGTCTGCAGCGCTGCGGCGCCCAGCACCGCCTCATCGTTTCCGGCATGCGCCTCAGATCGCGATGCCTCCGCTTGATGGGCGCGGACCTGCATGAGCACGGGAGCAGACGGGACAGCGATCTCGCTCAGCTGCTGCTCAAAGGCCGCCGCATCTGTGGACGGAGCTGGTGAGCTCTCTTGCGGGCCCGCGGTGCCCGATTGTTGACGCACCCAGTTGGTGGATTGGAACTTCATTCGTTCTCACTTTCGGAATATAGGCCAATTTGAAGCCTGAGTGATTTGCCACGGACTCGACTCGGCAGCATCGAACCCAGCAGAAAACTACCGTGAACGCCCCAAAATGCCCCGTCCAAGCACCCCCGACCGCGCGCTCCAGTATTCTTGCAGCGATCGCCAGCTATGATCGCCTCTGGAGACCCTACTCTTCTATGTGCGATAGCTGTCGAGAACCTGACGCGGAGCCGCCGACTTGCTGCAGCGGACACGCAGGCTGCCCCCATGGCCGGAAATCGATAAAGAACCTCGCGAAGAACGGTTCTGTGGGCTTTCCTGAGCCTTGTTGTATAATGAAGAACGGCCCCATGGGGCGATCGGCAATCGACCCGATTTTGCTGCAAAACCGCGATGGCGCCACCAGCCCGCCAACGTGTTTAGAGTCGTAAAACTCTAGTTTCGAGTGGTCCAAAGTTCGGTCTCGCTGCAGAACTACCGAGACTCTAACTGCCGCTGGATGAAAGAGTTTAGTGGCAGGTCAGCGGTCACCAAACATCCTTCGGGGATATCGAAATGGCCCTCTTGCGATCTAGCTATAGTACTGCCAAATTTTATGCCTTTGCCGGAACTCTCCACCCGACGAGATCTAGCTACTTGCGCTGTAATCATCCGGCGAGGTCCGGCGAGGGCCGCCTTGCTCAGAGGGTCTGCAGGCTGCAACTCCTATTGCAAGCACTAGGAGTAGTCCTATGACAACGGTAAGTGGCAAAGAGACCCCATCTGGCGGAGTGGATGAGCGATCGGCTATCGGCTGCGGAGTGTGTGAGCCGATGTGAGCTTCTATGTCTGCGCCTAGTTCTGAAACTAGACCTTCCATATGATCGAAGCGGTCGCAGAGCGTCTTGAGGGAGCCCCGCGACAACTTGGCCGACGCTGGTCGGATGAGTTCAAGGCACAAGTCGTGGCAGAGGCGCTGGAGCCCGGCGGAAGTGTATCGGGGAGCATTCACCCGTCGCAGCTCTTCACCTGGCGTCGCGATGCTCGGGCCTCGTCGCGGTTTTCGAGTCGCGAAGCCGCGGTGGGTGCATCAGTTTGTCACCGCCGAGCTCCGAAAACCGAAACGGTCTCGATCAAGACTCGGGCCTCTCAGCAACCCTCGCCCGAGTTGATGGCGAACTCACAAAGGTTTTTGGCCACGACACGGCATATCGTAGAAGCCGAGCGACCCAGCTCGATCAGGGCTAAGGAGGATATAAATCGGTTTGTGTTGCAGCGCTAAACTCGGTTGTCCGCACGTGCAAGCGACCGAGATCGCAAAAGCACTGAGGGCTTCAGCGTCAGCATCCGCACAAGGCTAGCCTCGTGCACAGCGACCCCGGAGGCTCCATTGTTCGCGTGCGCGATACGCCTTCCCTCGGCCGTCACGCGCGTCGATCTCCTTTCATTTCGCAGAAGCGCGTAACCAAACCGGCGACTATGCTCAACCACCGTTTCTCGGGCAAGCCCTCGTGCGGGTCTCTCTGCTCCCGTCTAGCCCCGGCCAGGCCGATCAACAACAAGAGGCTTACGTAACCGAGCATGAAAGCAGAGGGTCTTCTGATGAAGCGGTCTTCAATTTGTTGTTTTGAAGCAGCTCTCTTATGGTCTTGTCCACCATATGCATTTGGCGAAGGCCGCCGCCAAACGAGACGATCGTGTCATGGCCCCCGAAAGCCATCCACACACCTTTTCAAATCCTAACTAAGGAGACGGGCCAACGATAGACATCTCCCCCAAAGGCTTTCCCTGATTGTTACTCGGTTTATTTTCGGTGGAAGTGCCGGCCCGGCTGCTGCGCTCCACTGGTTCTAAGCGCACTGCCGTGTGGGTTCTAAGGGCCCTCATGGCCGCCTCAATCAGCCAATTCTTTAAACGAAAGTTTTCTTTCGGCGTCATCAAAGCCCGACATCGCTCTTCCACTCAAGCCATTGATATCAATGGATTAATTGTACCGCGGCAACCTGATAATGCTGGCGCTAGCTGCTGAATCAGTGCGAGCACAAGAGAGCCTAAAACATTCGTATAGTTCTCCAGCTGCTTTCGATAGTTTAGGTTGATGGGTGATCAGCTTACTAGATCAAGTTCGCAAGCTCACGCAGTTTTTTTTGCGCGGGCGTTGATGACGCTAACTTCGTCATACCTTCACTTTCGCCGCGACGGCGTTCGGCTATTTGGAAATGATATTGGTGTTTCCACTGATGGGCAGCCTCATCGCATCTGCCATGCTTTTCGTCTTCCCCTTCGCTGTTTTAGCCTACTTCTTTGCGCCGCCTCCTTTCAATCTACGGTTGGACGATCCGCAGACTCTTCCTGTGATTGTGGCCTTTGTTGTTGTCTCAATTGTCGGAACGCACCTAATCGAAAAGGTCCGCCGAGAAAGGAACGTTGCGCTTGAGGCCGCAGCGAGGCTCCGGCGCGGCGAGGCTGGGTTGCGCGACCGGGAGAAACAGTGGCGCGAAATCTTCGGGCATAGCCCCGTCATGCACTTCATCGTCAATACCACCGGAATGGTCCTGAACGTGAACACGTTCGGCGCCACACAGCTCGGTTACGCGCCCTCGGAGCTTGTCGGGCATTCCGTGTTGAACGTATTTCTGGAAGACGATCGTCCGTTTGTTCGCGAACGCGTCAGTCTGTGCATTGAAACAGTTGGCCAATCGCACACTTGGGAGATCCAGAAGATCAGGAAGGATGGCTCGGTGCTGTGGGTGCGCGAGAGCGCCAAAGCCATGCAGGGGGCAGACGACAAGCTCGTCGTCCTCATTGCCTGCGAAGATATTACCGAGCGAAAGCGGACGGAAACTGCCCTGCGGCGGAGCGAAGCCCATCTCGCCCAGGCGCAGGAATTGAGCCGCACCGGCAGCTTCGGCTGGAACGTCGCCACCGGCGAGGTCCACTGGTCAAAGGAGACCTTTCGTATCTTCCAATACGATCCGTCGACCAAACCGACGCCGCAACTCGTCGTTGATCGAACCCATCCAGAAGATCGGGCTGACGTGCGAGAGA contains these protein-coding regions:
- a CDS encoding Ulp1 family isopeptidase, with the translated sequence MKFQSTNWVRQQSGTAGPQESSPAPSTDAAAFEQQLSEIAVPSAPVLMQVRAHQAEASRSEAHAGNDEAVLGAAALQTAQSNWVLVGRSKEPLYAKDARLISGLKQALLRGGAAESTATSNVGYLLSLSRWLFANDKPCIADRLHDESMDKDVEEFITKGGMANVPWALAHLRTSQLTGGVVPIAGRPDLTPYPKDGTLIKEYRKQAVAAGTSSTAKTYASILTDFSHYLRANNKPGIAVRLQDETWNEDEPLNEEIQRYKDAGGNKSIGAALDHLRNGARKLNGPPFHPEDAPLISGLQEALVKAGYEEITAKTNYVGPLRRFSRWLFAKNKPGVAARLNDESLSSDAAIFDQSRRHLVLTALDRLRASQSPGGVASITARAGGIEAAAKQGGSQPAFSWPAALAEGDDQDLFFGTVDEAGASSCLQPPRHGLALNPTESPNPVNWRHQDDELTDERYRNILVPGEQIPIMRASGHPSTPPPHGQGGGTMLNASALPPGHAKLVFAGSSLDPVYCEDASLIEGLRPALIKAGASESTVGRNLRGLLSLGHWLVKNDKPGIASRLYDKSLDKDAQEFAEKEEQAIATPLDHLRASQSPGGITPFASRVERNPYPQDADLIKRYKEEAAPSTANTARSYATLLIDFSDYLRENDKPGIAARLGHDSLDEDVSRYKEADPHGRRKAGAALAHLLRSPAGARAIELLRHIRPLPDLEDAVRAETKPTLTATAQHSGSNGAVSWPETLPANQQDLLLETMDGPSSSPPPQGDAVERQLMQTPSHQLAASPSQRQAPVSSPDELIGEQLPAEDAELLAMFRVDAERRKLTPGAINNSVSGLRTFVRWVNASHRGPVASRLRDGSSLDEEMAKYRSLGRDTQNRIRSAVDVLRRLLRGGEEVEAPEPRVLGAPRHHVPHPEDAPLIEGALSQALKDLKTPTAKLRQSAQQRATRLRALSAWLRGNGKGSIIGRLNGSSRQQLSLDDDVVAFQRTGGRVHGPDLSHLRSYLKLIEANRELGLRGPEQPSSPDAQGDRFSGSSQDLPSTPASRSAGAWVWLSEQRQEPGSPSRPASNAKGRREPFVDLNAPPPSELRDDAHFASAARARVRSDTYDGLEPFVDLNAPPPSELRDDAHFAPAARARVRSDTYAGLEPFVDLNAPPPSELRDDAHFASAARARVRSDTYAGLEPFVDLNAPTPSELRDDAHFAPAAPARVRSDTYAGLEPFVDLNAPTPSELRDDAHFAPAHPARGRSDTYAGPVSFVGRDAPRPQVIDLDPPTLQELRDDARYAPFPRTSADAQIGALDPTASSHGRSGLELGAKEWLGDKHIHRDYELLAEELRRGRPELAALTQFVDPLIAHYQLRFGAEPDMLRAFQRIVYDPNGNDTADFLFLPVNDAMDPNRLGTHWSLLLLDRHTRGESVAYHYDSVRGHNHEAAAQLARRLRARLESPSMAQQRNSYDCGVFVVDGTRALVRRLAQGERPAHEPLHLDNLVANRRSLQSRLAHPGLG
- a CDS encoding transposase; translated protein: MIEAVAERLEGAPRQLGRRWSDEFKAQVVAEALEPGGSVSGSIHPSQLFTWRRDARASSRFSSREAAVGASVCHRRAPKTETVSIKTRASQQPSPELMANSQRFLATTRHIVEAERPSSIRAKEDINRFVLQR